The following proteins are encoded in a genomic region of Planococcus lenghuensis:
- a CDS encoding SDR family oxidoreductase, protein MGNLFDLTGKTAVILGGSSVLGSSIAKGLAEQGARIAIVGRDMEKAGSVAKEIEAAGGSAESFQADVSSLESIQNLAEEVEAWAGGWDIVLNAPGKNSSTPFFELEPDEWDEIMDVNLKGLVFTTQVFAKRMIEQKRKGSIINISSVSSTTPLSKVFTYSASKAGVNSVTQFLAREFAPYGIRVNAIIPGFFPAEQNRKILSEDRIASILNHTPMDRFGEPEELQGAAVYLASDKASGFVTGSLLRVDGGFGSMTI, encoded by the coding sequence TTGGGAAACTTATTCGATTTGACAGGAAAGACAGCGGTAATTCTGGGCGGAAGCAGTGTATTAGGGAGTTCAATAGCTAAAGGACTGGCTGAACAGGGCGCAAGAATCGCCATCGTTGGACGGGACATGGAAAAAGCGGGAAGTGTGGCGAAAGAAATCGAAGCAGCCGGCGGATCGGCTGAATCCTTTCAGGCGGATGTAAGCTCGCTCGAGTCGATACAGAACCTTGCCGAGGAAGTCGAAGCATGGGCCGGCGGATGGGATATTGTGCTCAATGCCCCCGGGAAAAACAGTTCCACTCCTTTCTTCGAGCTTGAGCCTGACGAATGGGACGAAATCATGGACGTGAACTTAAAAGGGCTTGTGTTTACAACCCAGGTCTTTGCGAAGCGAATGATCGAACAAAAAAGAAAAGGCAGTATCATTAACATTTCTTCTGTCTCTTCCACGACGCCACTGTCCAAAGTGTTTACGTACTCCGCTTCAAAAGCCGGTGTAAACAGTGTGACCCAGTTCCTGGCGAGAGAATTCGCGCCTTACGGAATTCGTGTCAACGCAATCATCCCGGGATTCTTTCCGGCTGAACAAAACCGGAAAATTTTAAGTGAAGACCGGATTGCATCGATTTTAAACCATACACCGATGGATCGTTTCGGTGAACCGGAAGAACTCCAGGGAGCGGCAGTCTATCTCGCTTCTGATAAGGCTTCCGGCTTCGTGACCGGCTCGCTGCTCCGCGTGGACGGCGGCTTTGGAAGTATGACAATCTAA
- a CDS encoding MFS transporter, with protein MTGTAAGNINEYHKAQVWRIGFFALNNTATNLYMFILAFVTYYATGVAGLTVVVVSMILTFMRVFDGITDPIIGFVIDKTESKFGKFRPLMVMGNIILAGSILVMYNFTHLLPESLQLVFFIAIYGIYIIGYTFQTACTKAAQTVLTNDPKQRPLFAVFDGVYNTLLFVGGQVFVASVLVAKHGGFTMPLFTELNTYAIVLGFIFTGLAVIGIWPKDRKEYFGLADLNVQTNFRDYWPILKGNRPLLMLIIAASSDKLTLSVLRHAVVVVMLFGILLGDYELSGTVSMIIIVPTLLITFAGVWYARKTDLKKSFVASTWIGLVSFGLLIALLFLVDPRTISLENLGFATIGFLILYALGMGFGGLPSALVIPMIADVSDYETYKSGRYVPGMIGTLFSFVDKLISSLAPALVGFAVALIGFRNEFPEIGEPLTAPLYGMTIFLAFGIPVLGWIASLIAMKFYHLNSERMEEIQRTIADVKEKAEREGVVITSPDQVERSKDALNPITSPK; from the coding sequence ATGACTGGCACAGCAGCAGGCAACATCAATGAATATCACAAGGCGCAGGTTTGGCGAATCGGATTTTTTGCACTGAATAATACAGCCACAAATCTATATATGTTCATTTTGGCTTTTGTCACATATTACGCTACCGGTGTTGCTGGACTGACGGTGGTTGTAGTCAGTATGATCCTGACATTCATGCGGGTATTTGATGGAATCACCGATCCGATCATCGGCTTTGTCATTGACAAGACCGAATCGAAGTTTGGTAAATTCCGGCCGCTGATGGTCATGGGGAATATTATTTTAGCCGGCTCTATCCTGGTTATGTACAATTTTACGCATTTATTGCCTGAATCTTTGCAGCTTGTGTTTTTCATCGCAATCTACGGCATCTACATTATCGGTTACACATTCCAGACTGCCTGCACGAAAGCGGCGCAGACTGTACTGACGAACGATCCGAAGCAGCGGCCGCTCTTCGCTGTATTCGATGGCGTCTACAACACCTTGTTGTTTGTCGGCGGACAGGTTTTTGTCGCTTCCGTTCTCGTTGCAAAACACGGCGGATTTACAATGCCCCTGTTTACTGAATTAAACACCTATGCAATTGTCCTGGGATTCATCTTCACTGGGTTGGCGGTAATCGGAATCTGGCCGAAGGACCGGAAAGAGTATTTTGGTTTGGCGGACCTGAACGTTCAAACGAATTTCCGTGATTACTGGCCGATTCTGAAAGGGAATCGCCCGCTGCTGATGCTGATTATTGCAGCTTCCAGTGACAAATTAACATTGAGTGTTCTCCGTCATGCTGTAGTGGTGGTTATGTTATTCGGAATTTTACTCGGAGACTATGAGTTAAGCGGAACTGTTTCGATGATTATCATTGTTCCGACCTTGCTGATTACTTTTGCGGGTGTATGGTATGCAAGAAAAACGGATTTGAAAAAATCGTTTGTGGCATCGACATGGATCGGCCTCGTCTCATTCGGACTACTGATTGCACTTCTTTTCCTTGTAGATCCAAGAACCATTTCTCTTGAAAACCTTGGCTTTGCCACTATCGGTTTTCTCATACTTTATGCGCTTGGAATGGGATTCGGAGGACTTCCTTCTGCGCTGGTCATTCCGATGATCGCGGACGTATCGGATTATGAGACGTATAAATCAGGCCGGTATGTCCCTGGCATGATCGGAACCCTGTTCTCATTCGTTGATAAGCTGATTTCGTCACTGGCGCCGGCACTGGTCGGTTTCGCCGTTGCACTGATCGGTTTCAGAAATGAATTTCCGGAAATCGGAGAGCCTTTGACCGCTCCTTTATATGGAATGACCATCTTCCTGGCGTTCGGCATCCCGGTGCTTGGCTGGATTGCGTCTCTTATTGCAATGAAATTCTATCACTTGAACAGTGAGAGAATGGAAGAAATTCAACGGACGATTGCAGATGTTAAAGAAAAAGCGGAAAGAGAAGGAGTCGTCATCACTTCACCCGATCAGGTTGAAAGAAGCAAAGACGCCCTCAATCCTATCACGAGTCCGAAATGA
- a CDS encoding Gfo/Idh/MocA family protein yields the protein MSKDGMTYAPKGKPNPVVREGEFPIAAVALDHGHIYGMVNGLVEAGATLKWVYDPDPDKVKEFKGKFPEVEIAGSLEQVLEDETVKLIAAAAVPSKRSALGNRVMESGKDYFTDKTPFTTMAQLEETKQVVEKTGQKYMVYFSERLHVEGAVFAGDLIKGGAIGQVIQVTGFGPHRLNASSRPDWFFEKEQYGGILCDIGSHQIEQFLYYAGCKNAKVLHSKVGNYNNPEHPELEDYGDATLLGDNGATQIFKVDWFTPEGLRTWGDGRTFITGTEGTIEIRKYIDVAREESGDHLYLVNKEGEKHYELAGEVGFPFFGEFIKDCLNRTENAMTQEHAFKAAELCLKAQEQAVVVTP from the coding sequence ATGAGCAAAGACGGAATGACATATGCGCCGAAAGGAAAGCCGAATCCTGTCGTGCGAGAAGGGGAATTTCCGATTGCGGCTGTCGCCTTGGATCATGGCCATATTTACGGAATGGTTAATGGGCTGGTGGAAGCCGGTGCTACTTTAAAATGGGTATATGATCCGGATCCGGATAAAGTGAAAGAGTTTAAGGGAAAATTTCCGGAAGTGGAAATCGCCGGGTCGTTAGAGCAGGTACTGGAAGACGAAACGGTTAAATTGATTGCCGCAGCTGCCGTTCCTTCAAAACGAAGTGCGCTTGGAAACCGGGTGATGGAATCCGGAAAAGATTATTTTACAGATAAGACGCCTTTCACCACCATGGCGCAATTGGAAGAGACGAAACAGGTCGTGGAAAAAACCGGGCAGAAGTACATGGTCTATTTCAGTGAACGCCTGCACGTGGAAGGAGCCGTATTCGCCGGAGACCTGATCAAAGGCGGGGCGATCGGCCAGGTCATTCAAGTGACCGGATTCGGGCCTCACCGACTGAACGCGTCGAGCCGCCCGGACTGGTTCTTTGAAAAAGAACAGTATGGCGGAATCCTCTGTGATATCGGCAGTCATCAGATCGAGCAGTTTCTGTACTATGCCGGATGTAAGAATGCGAAAGTTCTCCACAGCAAAGTGGGTAATTACAATAATCCGGAACACCCTGAACTGGAGGACTACGGTGACGCGACCCTTCTTGGGGATAATGGCGCCACACAAATCTTCAAAGTGGATTGGTTTACGCCTGAAGGACTGCGGACATGGGGAGATGGCCGCACATTCATCACAGGAACGGAAGGCACAATCGAAATCCGTAAATACATCGACGTGGCGAGAGAAGAATCAGGAGACCATCTTTATCTGGTCAATAAAGAAGGAGAAAAGCATTATGAACTGGCAGGTGAAGTCGGCTTCCCTTTCTTTGGGGAGTTCATAAAGGATTGCCTCAATCGGACAGAGAATGCCATGACTCAAGAGCATGCATTCAAGGCGGCGGAACTATGTCTTAAAGCTCAAGAACAAGCGGTGGTTGTAACTCCATAA
- a CDS encoding sugar phosphate isomerase/epimerase family protein — protein MTNGKIGVQMMMLKEKVEEIGVYDTMRNINELGYRAVEVSQIPMTEANVAELKRASGDFDIEIAALSAPLEPMLPGMPGETLTADFDKIVADCKTLDCRFLRIGMLPFTVMGDKEKIMDFIAKAEEMAHRLAEQGIELYYHTHHIEFQKYDGEYLLDLIKNNTTKLGFELDIHWIQRAGENPVNIINRYKDRISLLHLKDYRIGSLEVDDEDFKDMGKFFGKFMNLIEFAEVGEGNMDIQSAIEAGKSSGVRYFFVEQDDTYGRDPFDCLKTSAENLRQLGYSDWF, from the coding sequence ATGACGAATGGAAAAATCGGTGTGCAAATGATGATGCTCAAGGAAAAGGTGGAAGAGATCGGCGTCTATGACACAATGCGGAACATCAATGAACTCGGGTACCGGGCAGTGGAAGTGTCGCAGATTCCGATGACTGAAGCAAACGTGGCAGAGCTGAAACGGGCAAGCGGTGATTTTGATATTGAAATTGCAGCGTTGTCCGCACCGCTTGAACCGATGCTGCCTGGCATGCCTGGTGAAACGCTGACTGCCGACTTCGACAAGATTGTTGCGGACTGCAAAACACTTGATTGTCGCTTTCTGCGCATCGGGATGCTTCCATTTACGGTCATGGGTGATAAAGAAAAGATCATGGATTTTATCGCAAAAGCGGAAGAAATGGCACACCGGTTAGCGGAACAGGGAATCGAACTCTATTATCATACGCATCATATTGAATTCCAGAAGTATGACGGCGAATATTTGCTTGATTTGATCAAGAACAACACGACCAAATTGGGGTTTGAATTGGATATTCACTGGATCCAGCGGGCAGGGGAAAATCCGGTGAATATTATCAACCGGTATAAGGACCGGATTTCCCTGCTGCACTTAAAGGATTACCGGATTGGCAGCTTGGAAGTGGATGATGAAGATTTCAAAGATATGGGTAAGTTTTTCGGAAAATTCATGAACCTGATAGAGTTTGCGGAAGTGGGCGAAGGGAACATGGACATCCAATCGGCGATCGAAGCCGGAAAGAGCAGCGGTGTCCGGTACTTTTTCGTGGAACAGGATGACACATATGGCCGTGATCCATTCGATTGTCTGAAGACTTCAGCAGAAAATCTACGCCAACTCGGCTATTCGGACTGGTTTTAA
- a CDS encoding Gfo/Idh/MocA family protein — translation MLKIGVIGLGDISTIHIQAIENNPHAMLTAVCDIDEKAAEAFTGVAFYTDFNEMLEKEALDCVHICLPHHLHYPVTKACVEKGIHVFQEKPLALDANEGAALVELEERYENVKICICLQNRFNETVEELLKITASGEYGKVTGIKGLVTWFRPKEYYDVKPWRGKMDLSGGGVMINQSLHTVDLMQLIGGKMTAIKGSVDQLLDYGIEVEDTAVASFRFESGATGLFFATNANAVNSSVELQVLFENGKFTIKDSILTKLNDQGEKEKIIEDEKLPGSKFYYGASHMKLINQFYQCILNDTDDYIHAYDALQSMEVIDAIRQSSDTKKEIAMEVYQ, via the coding sequence ATGCTGAAAATAGGCGTAATCGGACTTGGTGACATTTCAACGATCCATATCCAAGCCATTGAAAATAACCCCCATGCGATGTTGACGGCAGTTTGTGATATTGATGAAAAAGCCGCGGAAGCCTTTACCGGAGTCGCCTTCTACACGGATTTCAATGAAATGCTTGAGAAAGAAGCACTCGATTGCGTTCATATCTGTCTGCCTCATCATCTTCATTACCCGGTCACAAAAGCGTGTGTTGAAAAGGGAATCCACGTTTTTCAGGAAAAGCCGTTGGCGTTGGATGCAAACGAAGGAGCGGCATTGGTCGAACTGGAAGAGCGGTATGAAAACGTTAAAATTTGTATCTGTCTTCAAAACCGTTTTAATGAGACGGTCGAAGAATTGCTTAAAATCACCGCGAGCGGGGAATACGGCAAAGTCACGGGAATAAAAGGATTAGTGACATGGTTCCGCCCGAAAGAATATTACGATGTTAAACCTTGGCGCGGAAAGATGGATCTCTCCGGCGGTGGAGTGATGATCAATCAGTCCCTTCATACGGTGGATCTGATGCAGCTGATCGGCGGAAAAATGACGGCCATTAAAGGGTCGGTGGACCAGCTGCTGGATTATGGCATTGAAGTGGAAGATACAGCAGTCGCTTCTTTCCGATTTGAAAGCGGGGCGACGGGGCTGTTTTTTGCGACCAATGCAAATGCGGTGAATTCGTCGGTGGAGCTCCAAGTCCTTTTCGAGAATGGGAAATTCACCATTAAGGATAGTATTTTGACAAAGCTGAATGATCAGGGCGAAAAAGAAAAGATCATCGAAGACGAAAAATTACCCGGCAGCAAGTTTTACTATGGAGCAAGCCATATGAAACTGATCAATCAGTTCTATCAATGCATTTTGAATGACACGGATGATTACATCCACGCGTACGACGCATTGCAGTCAATGGAAGTGATTGATGCAATCCGCCAGTCGAGTGACACAAAAAAAGAGATAGCAATGGAGGTTTATCAATGA
- a CDS encoding Gfo/Idh/MocA family protein: MKKVRLGIIGLGAQGGAYAGFIAEGRVSNMEIGAICDIDPEKKAVAAEKYPAVPFYDDYIAMLDSGDVDAIVTCVPHYLHPEMGINALQRDVHALLEKPAGVYTKQVRELNEFAKTKPELTFGIMFNQRTNELYQKVKAVIDNGEIGGIRRTNWIITTWWRPQGYYDQSAWRATWEGEGGGVLVNQAPHQLDLLQWIAGMPKKVYSNVKYGYQRDIAVEDEVTAVLDYGNGATGVFITATHDIMGTDRFEILGDKGKIVVDDSRKVTIKRLKRPEAEMSAEMDMQDVMKIFMGGGTDDIYNEEIIEFESVWGAQHTSVMENFAANILDGTPLLAPGSDGIQGVALANAIHLSSWLGKEVELPIDEDLYFAELTKKIEEEKGVPANK, translated from the coding sequence ATGAAAAAAGTGAGATTAGGCATTATCGGATTGGGTGCACAGGGAGGAGCTTACGCTGGATTTATCGCAGAAGGACGGGTATCCAATATGGAAATCGGTGCGATTTGCGATATTGATCCTGAAAAGAAAGCGGTTGCAGCAGAAAAGTATCCGGCAGTTCCGTTTTATGACGATTATATTGCCATGCTGGACAGCGGTGACGTGGACGCCATCGTTACCTGTGTGCCACATTATCTGCATCCGGAGATGGGGATCAATGCACTGCAAAGAGATGTCCATGCGTTATTGGAAAAGCCGGCTGGTGTCTATACGAAGCAAGTCCGGGAACTGAACGAATTCGCGAAGACGAAACCTGAGCTGACATTCGGAATCATGTTCAACCAGAGAACCAACGAGCTGTATCAGAAAGTCAAGGCGGTTATCGACAACGGTGAAATCGGAGGGATCCGCCGGACGAACTGGATCATTACTACGTGGTGGAGACCACAGGGCTATTACGACCAAAGTGCATGGAGAGCTACCTGGGAAGGCGAGGGCGGTGGTGTGCTTGTCAATCAGGCACCGCATCAGCTGGATCTGCTGCAATGGATTGCCGGAATGCCGAAAAAAGTCTACTCCAACGTAAAGTACGGGTACCAGCGGGATATTGCGGTGGAAGATGAAGTGACAGCAGTTCTCGATTACGGAAATGGCGCGACAGGCGTCTTCATCACTGCCACGCATGATATCATGGGCACCGATCGTTTTGAAATTTTGGGGGACAAGGGAAAAATCGTTGTGGATGACAGCAGGAAAGTGACCATTAAGCGGCTGAAACGGCCGGAAGCTGAAATGAGCGCTGAGATGGATATGCAGGATGTCATGAAGATTTTCATGGGCGGAGGAACCGACGATATTTACAACGAGGAAATCATCGAATTCGAAAGTGTATGGGGTGCCCAGCATACATCCGTCATGGAGAATTTCGCCGCTAATATTCTGGACGGGACGCCGTTACTCGCGCCTGGCAGCGATGGCATACAGGGAGTGGCATTGGCAAATGCCATTCATCTGTCGAGCTGGCTGGGCAAAGAAGTGGAGCTTCCGATCGACGAAGACCTGTACTTTGCTGAACTTACAAAGAAGATTGAGGAAGAAAAAGGCGTGCCTGCGAACAAATAA
- a CDS encoding helix-turn-helix transcriptional regulator has protein sequence MQGRVMINQPLMVNYRMDKHWQHIDYHSHQEYEIYFFHAGSCRYLIHDQIYELKAGDILLMDGMALHKPNIPPNSEYIRSHVHFSPQWIENALKELDGLHLLDVFRQLHYCLIRTSENEGSKQLEKLISRLEEVYRSANMADNRKEAEMKILLLQILVNVNHLGEADSLKLPGKKAEKEEHAENIASYIQGNYSRKLSVASIADALSLSKSYTSHIFKEMTGFTIMEYVMGCRLNRVKYLLETEPDKALKEVAHESGFESISHFSRYFREKVGVTPKVYRELRQKK, from the coding sequence ATGCAAGGCAGAGTAATGATCAATCAGCCATTGATGGTAAATTACCGGATGGACAAGCATTGGCAGCATATCGATTACCATTCACACCAGGAATACGAGATCTATTTTTTTCATGCCGGTTCATGCAGGTACCTGATCCATGATCAGATTTACGAGTTGAAAGCAGGCGATATTCTGCTGATGGATGGGATGGCGCTTCATAAGCCCAATATTCCTCCGAACAGCGAATATATTCGCAGCCATGTGCACTTTTCGCCGCAGTGGATCGAGAACGCATTGAAGGAACTGGACGGCCTGCATTTGCTGGATGTCTTCCGGCAACTGCATTACTGCCTGATCCGGACAAGTGAAAATGAAGGGTCCAAACAGTTGGAAAAGCTGATCAGCCGGCTGGAGGAAGTATATCGAAGCGCCAATATGGCTGACAATCGAAAAGAAGCTGAGATGAAAATTCTCTTGCTGCAAATTCTGGTCAACGTTAACCATCTCGGTGAAGCGGACTCCCTGAAACTGCCGGGCAAGAAAGCGGAAAAAGAGGAACACGCGGAAAATATCGCCTCATACATTCAGGGGAATTACAGCCGGAAATTATCGGTGGCTTCAATTGCGGATGCGTTGAGTCTGAGTAAGTCATATACGTCCCATATTTTCAAGGAAATGACGGGTTTTACCATCATGGAATACGTCATGGGCTGCCGGCTGAACAGGGTGAAATATTTGCTCGAAACAGAGCCGGACAAGGCGCTGAAGGAAGTTGCGCATGAAAGCGGTTTCGAGAGCATTTCTCATTTCAGTCGTTATTTCCGTGAGAAAGTCGGTGTAACTCCGAAAGTTTACCGGGAGTTGCGTCAGAAAAAGTGA
- a CDS encoding ROK family transcriptional regulator produces the protein MVTGDGSYIKKINRSLILQTIIGHGIISRADLSKVVGLNKATISVQVSDLLDEELIIETQQEHSGVGRKPIMLSLNRDCGYALGIDLDYKHITFTLSDLLGHPVLAETLPLTTSDYDTIVSLLTDRIKKYEQKCSDSRYGMIGVVIGIHGTVGKDEKVYFVPQHQWRDKDLKADLAKEIEASIHIENNANLSAFAEKVFNYHDSDNLLCVTMYSGMGLGIIMNGDLLKGYDGFAGEMGHMVIFPHGKPCPCGNRGCWELYASESKLLAQLAELKNKPDITYKDVRNWIADEDPAVCGHLDQFFEYLAIGLNNIINLYNPESLILNSDILKMQPNAIDKIRGHLHSKMSHYRELSISVLGKDACVMGACAMALKNFLEVPELRLELPSQQLPLTVSNGSGTTAAL, from the coding sequence ATGGTTACTGGCGATGGCTCCTATATAAAAAAAATAAACAGAAGTCTGATTCTGCAAACGATCATCGGGCACGGAATAATTTCAAGGGCCGACCTATCAAAAGTGGTTGGACTGAACAAAGCTACGATATCCGTTCAGGTTTCGGACCTGCTGGATGAAGAATTGATCATTGAAACCCAGCAGGAACATTCCGGCGTTGGCAGAAAACCAATCATGCTCTCCCTCAACCGGGATTGCGGATACGCATTGGGAATCGACTTGGATTATAAACATATTACATTCACTTTATCCGACTTGTTAGGACACCCCGTTCTGGCAGAGACTTTACCGCTCACGACTTCAGATTATGACACGATCGTCAGTTTGCTGACGGACCGGATCAAAAAATACGAACAGAAATGCTCAGACAGCCGCTATGGAATGATAGGCGTCGTCATTGGGATACATGGCACAGTCGGTAAGGACGAAAAAGTATATTTCGTTCCACAGCACCAGTGGCGTGATAAGGATTTAAAGGCTGACTTGGCAAAAGAGATTGAAGCAAGTATCCATATTGAAAATAATGCCAACCTGTCGGCATTTGCTGAAAAAGTGTTTAATTATCATGACAGCGATAACCTGCTGTGTGTTACCATGTATTCCGGCATGGGACTCGGTATCATCATGAATGGCGATTTGCTGAAAGGATATGATGGTTTCGCGGGTGAGATGGGCCACATGGTCATATTTCCACATGGTAAACCTTGTCCGTGCGGCAATAGAGGCTGCTGGGAACTATATGCTTCGGAATCGAAGCTGCTGGCTCAGCTTGCAGAGCTAAAAAACAAGCCTGATATCACCTATAAAGATGTACGAAATTGGATAGCGGACGAAGACCCTGCTGTCTGTGGGCATCTTGACCAGTTTTTCGAGTACTTGGCAATCGGTTTGAATAATATCATTAATCTCTATAACCCGGAATCACTCATCCTCAACAGTGATATCCTGAAAATGCAGCCGAATGCGATCGACAAAATCAGAGGCCATCTCCATTCCAAAATGAGTCATTACCGGGAGCTGAGCATCTCTGTACTTGGCAAAGACGCTTGTGTAATGGGCGCCTGCGCAATGGCGCTCAAGAACTTCCTGGAAGTACCCGAACTGCGTCTGGAACTGCCGAGCCAACAGCTTCCCTTGACTGTCAGCAATGGTTCAGGCACGACAGCCGCCCTATAA
- the uxaC gene encoding glucuronate isomerase — MKTFITDDFLLYNETAKTLYHDIAKHLPIVDYHNHLSPEEIYEDKNYTNITEIWLGGDHYKWRAMRANGISEEYITGDKSDYEKFLAWAKTVPNMFGNPLYHWTHLELLRYFGIDELLNEETAPAIWEEANRKLAAPELSVRSILKKDKVEFVGTTDDPTDDLAIHQKLAKEDFSSDVSPSFRPDKGLGIEKDEFLPWVKKLGEAVGSSIANYSDFLEALSDRVDYFDRHGCRSSDHGISVLFFEKAEKEDVAAVFQKRLRGEALTMKEVDQFKTYTLLTLGGLYTKKRWVMQLHLSPLRNNNTKMFNRLGPDSGFDSIGDLLLADKLSGLLDAMDVKDELPKTVLYSLNSRDNNVIAAMAGNFQNAETPGKVQAGTAWWFNDHIDGMEDQMKTLANIGLISNFIGMLTDSRSFLSFSRHEYFRRILCNLLGSWAEEGKVPRDMELLGKYVENICYYNARRFFDIKEKAVSSSGLL, encoded by the coding sequence ATGAAAACATTCATCACCGATGACTTTTTATTGTATAACGAGACAGCAAAAACCCTTTATCACGACATCGCCAAACATTTGCCGATTGTTGATTATCATAATCACTTGAGTCCGGAAGAGATTTATGAAGATAAAAATTACACAAATATAACCGAAATCTGGCTTGGGGGCGACCATTATAAATGGCGGGCCATGCGGGCCAACGGGATAAGCGAAGAGTATATTACCGGGGACAAAAGCGATTATGAGAAATTTCTGGCATGGGCCAAAACGGTTCCCAATATGTTCGGCAATCCGCTGTACCACTGGACGCATCTGGAGCTGTTGCGCTACTTCGGGATTGATGAGCTTCTGAATGAAGAGACGGCTCCTGCCATATGGGAAGAAGCCAATCGTAAACTGGCTGCGCCGGAATTGTCGGTCAGATCCATTTTGAAAAAAGACAAGGTGGAATTTGTGGGAACGACGGATGATCCGACAGATGATTTAGCCATTCATCAAAAACTGGCAAAAGAGGATTTCAGCAGTGATGTATCTCCGTCTTTCCGGCCGGATAAGGGCTTGGGCATTGAAAAAGACGAGTTCTTGCCATGGGTGAAAAAACTCGGGGAAGCGGTCGGTTCATCCATCGCAAACTACAGCGATTTTTTGGAAGCGCTGTCAGACAGGGTGGACTATTTTGACCGGCACGGCTGCCGAAGCTCAGATCACGGGATCAGTGTGCTGTTCTTTGAAAAAGCGGAAAAAGAAGATGTCGCGGCTGTTTTCCAGAAGCGGTTGCGGGGAGAAGCGCTCACGATGAAGGAAGTGGACCAGTTCAAGACATACACATTATTGACATTGGGCGGTCTGTATACGAAAAAACGGTGGGTCATGCAATTGCACTTGAGCCCGCTCCGTAATAATAATACAAAAATGTTCAATCGGCTTGGACCGGATAGCGGCTTTGACTCCATCGGGGATCTTCTGCTGGCCGATAAGCTCTCAGGCTTGCTGGATGCCATGGACGTGAAGGATGAGTTGCCGAAAACTGTCCTGTACAGTCTCAATTCGAGGGATAATAATGTCATTGCTGCCATGGCGGGCAATTTTCAGAACGCGGAAACTCCGGGGAAAGTGCAGGCAGGAACCGCCTGGTGGTTCAATGACCATATTGACGGAATGGAAGACCAGATGAAGACCTTGGCAAACATCGGCCTGATCAGCAATTTCATCGGCATGCTGACAGATTCCAGAAGCTTTCTGTCATTTTCCAGACATGAATACTTCAGAAGAATTTTATGCAATCTATTGGGTTCATGGGCAGAAGAAGGCAAAGTGCCAAGAGATATGGAACTGCTTGGAAAATACGTGGAAAATATCTGTTACTACAACGCCAGACGTTTTTTTGATATCAAGGAAAAAGCGGTTAGTTCTTCCGGTCTTCTTTAA